CGCAGAAAGATGTCGGTGTAACCCGCGAGGCTTTCGATGCCTTCCTGAATGCGGGCGCCACCGCTGTCGTTGAGGCCGATGACCGGCGCGCCGTTCTTGAGCGCCATGTCCATGACCTTGCAGATCTTTTCGGCAAAGGTCTCCGACAGCGAACCGCCGAAGACGGTGAAGTCCTGCGAAAACACATACACCAGACGCCCTTCAATCGTGCCGTAGCCCGTCACGACGCCGTCGCCGGCGAAGTGTTTGTCGCCCATGCCGAAGTCGCCGCAGCGATGCTCTTTGAAGAGGTCAAATTCCTCAAAACTGCCCTCGTCCAAAAGGACGGCGAGGCGTTCGCGGGCGGTGAGGCGGCCCTTTGCCTTGTGCTTGGCGATGCGGTCGGCGCCGCCGCCGAGCCGAGCGGTTTGTTTCAACTCGGCCAGCTCCTGCAAACGTTGGAGGGGTGACGGCATGGCGCCGCGGGGGTTGGGGTGGGGGTAAACTAAACGTGCTGATAAACCTGATACAGCGTGGTCTCCCCCAACAGCTCGTCGATCTTGGCTTGGATCGCCGCCCGCTCGGGTTTGTTGAGCCACTCTGTCCATTGCGCGAGAGTCGCCCAGGTGCTGATCACCAGATACTCTCCCGGCGCTTCAATATTCAAAAAAGTCTCTCCTGAGACGTAGCCCGGTTGGGCGAGTGCCATCGCCCGCAAGCGCTGTAAGAGCGGCTTGAGTTCCTCGAAGCACCGGGGCGTGCCTCTGCGGACAATGAGCACTTTGACGGCCATTTTCGTTGGGGTAGGACGAAATTTACCTGACGCTGCCATGCATAGCCGATCCGCCGCCAGACTGCTCATCGTTTCTTGCCAAAACCTTCGCCCTTCGTGGCACGTGCGCCCGATGAACAAGTCGGCCCGCCTCCGGTCTTATCTCCTCATCATGAAGTCGCCCCTGCGCTCCCTCGCCCTGCTCTCGCTCCTCCCCCTGTTGTTCGGAGGTTGCCTGGCCGTCGGCACCGGCGTGACCGAACGCCAATGGAACGCCGCCCTGAAAGCCCTCGAACCCGGCCTCACTCAGGCTCAGCTCCTGCGCATGATGGGCGAACCGCGCGAACGCGTCCCCGCCGAGACGGACGACAACTTCGACACCGTGTGGATCTACTCGCGTCCCGAAGTCATCGGCACACGCCCTGAGCTCGTCGGGGAGCACGACATCATGCTGCCCAACGGCAAACACACCATGAGCGTCCCCGACTACGAGGACACCGACATCACCGTCATCGCCGAATACCACCTCCACTGGCGCGGCGAAACCCTCGTGGACTGGGAACGCGTCGAGCTGAAGTAAACGCACCGGCCCCACGCCTCCCTCGTGGCCACGGCATCCTGCCGTGGTGCGTTGCCTCTCCGCCACCGCCCCGTCTTCCCGCGGACGGCCCGGCGGTCCGTCCCTACCTACAACGTCACCATCAAAATGTAGCAGCGGCCGTCTCGGCCGCTCCACTGTCGCCCCTCAGCCCTCTGCGCCCATCAGCGATCTCTGCGGTTGTATCCAATCCGCGTCCCTACTCTTCCGCCGTATTCACCTCGATGGTCACATGCGGAAACCGCGCCGCATCCAACCGCGCCCGATACCCATCCGGCGACTCCGGAGTCGGGCTGGCCACGGCTACCACCACACTCACGGCATTCGGTGCGATCGACCACACATGCAGATCCGTCACCTGCGTATGACCGTCGCCCTCCAACGCCGCCCGCACCTCGCTCGTCTCTCGCTCCGAAGCCTGGCGATCGAGCAACACTCCGCCGGTTTGTTTCAACAGTCCGATTGACCAATGCGCGACCAGCACGGAACCGGCGATGCCCATCACCGGATCCATCCAAATCCAACCGAAGAACTTGGCCGCCAACAACGCCACGATGGCCGTCACCGATGTCAGCGCATCCGCCAATACGTGCAGGTAAGCCGAGCGCAGGTTGTGATCATGATGGGCATGTCCGTGCCCATGCCTGTGCCCGTGGTCGTGATCATGGTCATGCGCGTGGTGGTTCTCATGCCCGTGGTCATGGTCATGCTCCTCCTCGCCGTGGTCATGATGATGGTGGTGGTGATGGTCGTGATTGTCGCCCAGCACGAAGACCGAAATGCCGTTCACCACGAGCCCGACCACCGCAACCAGGATAGCCTGGTTGAACGCGATCGCCGTCGGCGAGAGCAGCCGCTCCACGCTTTCCCACGCCATCAACAGGGCGAAGAGCGCCAGCACCACCGCCCCGCAGAAACCGCCCAACGCATTCACCTTTCCGGTGCCAAACGAGAACGCCGGATCATTCGCATGCCGCCGCGCATACACGTAGGCAAAGGCCGTGATGCCCAGCGCCACCGCATGGGAGCCCATATGCATGCCATCGGCCAACAGCGCCATGGAGCCGAAACCAATGCCGGCGGTGATCTCGATCACCATCATCACCACCGTGATCGCGATAACGATCAGCGTGCGTGCTTCACCGGGCTTTTTCTCATCCTGGCCAAAAGTATGGCCATGTTTCCAACGACTCAGGTCCATGGTCTGGTTCTCCGCAGGGTGGTTATTTCAAATAGCTGCCGACGATCTGCCGCAGCTCCTCCGCCGCCTGTTGCACCGGCGCACTCGCACTCGGCTCCCGCACCAGGTGGTGTTCGATGTGATCGGAAATCAACTCCCGGGTAAGCGCATCAAACGCGCCCCGACACGCCGCCGCATTCTGCAACACCTTGTAGCAGTCCGCCCCCTCCTCGAGCATACGCTCGATCCCCTCGATCTGCCCCTTCAGCCGTTTCACCCGGTTGACCAGCTTCTTGTTATGATGATGCAAGTGCGACATATACTATACCCCGGTATAGTATTTGAATCCGACCGCAAGCCTATTGCGCCAGCCCACCTAGGCCCGACCCCATCTCCCCACAGCGTGCGGAAATCAACCACCTCCCGGCGCGCGCAGCGACTCCCGCAAGCGCTGCGGCGAGACACCGTGCACGTGCCGAAACACGCGCGAGAAGTGCAGCGGATCATCGAAGCCGACCCGTGCCGCCACTTCCTTCACCATGAGGTCCGTGTCGATCAACGCGTGCGCGGCTTCATTCATCTTTCGCCGCGTCAGGTATTGGTAGGGCGTCACGCCTTGGTAACGCCGAAACAGCCGATGCAGCGTGGGCAGACTCACATGCGCCACCGCCGCCAGCTCACCAAGTGACCCAAACCGCTCCGGCCCGGCATCGATCAAGCGCTTGCAGCGCGTGAACGTCTCGAGCTGCGGATCCCGCGTCTGCTCGCCGCGGAGCTGCGCCTGCTCCAGCTTGAGCAGGAGCCGACAAAACGAGTTCCAACACAGCGCCTCGGTGCGGGGCCCGTGCTCCTTTCCCTCCTGCAGGATCAGGTCAAAAATCTCGCGCAATTCCGCGTGTCCGCCGAAGTGCTGCATCCGCCCCATCAACGCCACCGGCTCCTCCAAGACCCGCCGCGCCTTGTTCCCCACCAGACAGAGGAAGTATTTCGTCATGGCTTTCCCCGCCGTCGACATACTCACCGGCATTCCGGGGCCATAAGCAAACACACACCCCGCTCGCAGGGACTGCACCGGCCCGTCGCCCAAGCGCAGCTCCCCCGCGCCCTCCGCCACGAACTCCAGCGTTGTGAACGGATAGGTGCGGCGCTGCACGCTGTATTCACCTTTACAATACTCCCGCCCGCCCAGCGCCACCGCCATGGGGCCATGGTGACGCTCCGCCAACTCCCGGAAAAAGAAATCCCCTGGCACTTTGCCGTGCAGCAAATCCTGCTTCGTCAGCGTCGAACCCCGCCGGACCGTGTTAGAAATATCCATGCCTTCTGACATCAATGTCCATTCATCCCGCCGCTGGCAAATGGTATGATCGAGCCCCCCCTCCTCCCCTTCCGCTGTTGCGGTTAATGCTTTATATCCATGTCTACCCAATCCCCCACCCGTCCCGCCGTCACCCTGATTGCCAATGGTGACCTGCGCGTCTCCGCCAACCAAGCCTGCTGGGCCGCCCAGCAGGAGATGGAACGCCAACTGACCCAAACCCTCGCCGATCTCGGCTGGGACGTCCGCCGCGCCCATCCCTACAAGGCCGCCCAAAAACACGGCTTCATCGGCTCGCAGAAGGAGGGCATGGAGGTGTTTGCCACCATCGATCCCACCGCGCCGCTCATCGTCGCGGAGAGCGTCTGGCAATACTCCCACCACATCCTCCACGGCCTGATCACCCACCGCGGCCCGATCCTCACCATCGCCAATTGGTCCGGCACCTGGCCGGGCCTTGTCGGCATGCTCAACCTCAACGGCTCTCTCACCAAAGCCGGCGTCAAATACTCGACCTTGTGGTCGAAGGATTTCACCGACGACTTCTTCCTCACCGCCCTCCGCCGTTGGCTGGAGAAGGGCAAGGTCACGCACCCGACCCGGCACGTGCAAAAGCTCGCCAAGGCCAAGGTTCCCGCCCGCGCCCAAAAGGTCGCGCAACAACTCGCCGACGAACTGCGCACGCGCAAAGCCATCATGGGCGTCTTCGACGAGGGCTGCATGGGCATGTTCAACGCCATCATCCCCGACCACCTCTTGTTCCCCACCGGCGTCTTCAAAGAACGCCTCTCCCAATCCGCCCTCTACTACGCGGCCTCCCAAGTGACCGAGGCCGAAGCCCGCGCCGTTCTCGACTGGTTGCTGGCCAAGGGCATGACCTTCCACTTCGGTCAGGACGAAGCCACCGAACTCACCGAAGCCCAGGTGCTCGCCCAGTGCCGCACCTACATCGCCGCCCTGCGCATCGCCGACGAGTTCGGCTGCGACACCATCGGTATCCAATACCAACAGGGCCTCAAAGACCTGCTCCCCGCCTCCGACCTCACCGAGGGCCTGCTCAACAACTCCGAGCGCCCGCCGGTCAAAAACGACCGCGGCCGCATCATCCGCCGCGGCCAACCGTTGCCGCACTTCAACGAGGTCGACGAATGCGCCGGCCTCGACGGCCTGCTCACCTACCGCGTGCATCAGGCCCTCGGGCAACCGGTCGAAAACACGCTGCATGACCTGCGCTGGGGCGATCACGATCAGAGCGGCACCGTCGACGATTTTGTCTGGGTCTTCCTCATCTCCGGCGCCGCGCCGCCCGCGCATCACATTGGTGGATACAAGGGCACCGACTCCCTGCGACAGCCCCCGATGTATTTCCGTCTCGGCGGCGGCACCGTGCGCGGCATCGCCAAACCCGGCGAGATCGTCTGGAGCCGCATCTTCATCGCGAACGGCAAACTCAAGATGGACCTCGGACGCGCCAAGGTCATCGAGTTGCCCCGCGAAGAAACCGAACGCCGCTGGCAGGAAACCACCCCCGAGTGGCCCATCATGCATGCCGTCACCTACGGCGTTTCCCGCGACCAAATGATGGCCCGCCATCAGGCCAATCACATTCAGGTCGCCTACGCCAACTCCGCCCGCGAAGCCGACCTCGCCATGTATGCCAAAGCCGCCCTCGCCGCGGAACTCGGACTCGAGGTCAACCTCTGCGGCACCCGCGCCAACGGCAAACCGTTCTGAGCATGGCCGACGCCCCCGCCCCGGACGCCATCGTCGCCCAACTGGTTGAACTCTCCCACGAGCTCGGCCAGGAGGCCCGCGACTTCGCCCTCCTGGGCGAGGGCAACACCTCCGCCCGCGTCGATGAAACCACCTTTCTCGTCAAAGCCAGCGGCTCTTCCCTCGGCACGCTCACGCCCAAGGGTGTGACGCATTGTGCGCTCCAGCCCCTCGTGGAGCTGCTGGATCAGGACCACCTGAAGGACGCCGCCGTCGAGACCGCCCTGATGGACTCACGCGTGAGTGCCGACAGCGCCAAGCCCTCCGTCGAAGCCATGTTTCACGCCTGGCTGCTCACCCTACCGGGCGTCGACTTCGTCGGTCACGTGCACCCCGTGCACGTCAACGCCCTCCTCGCCTCCCCGCACGCAGCCGCCTTTGCCCACCGCCGACTCTTTCCGGATCAAATCGTCTGCTGCGGCGCCAAGTCCGTCCTCGTGCCCTACTGCGATCCGGGACTGACCCTCGCCAAAGCAATACGTGAGGCCGTCGAAGAGCACCTCGCCACCGAGGGCCACACACCTCGCCTTATCCTGCTGGAAAACCACGGCCTCATCGCCCTCGGTTCATCCCCCGCCGCCGTCCTCGCCACCACTCTGATGGCGGAAAAATCCGCTCGCATCATGATCGGTGCCATCGCCGCCGCCGGCCCCCGCTACCTCAGCGACCAAGACGTCGCCCGCATCGCCGGCCGCGCCGACGAACACTACCGCCAAAAAGCACTCGGACTCTGATCGCCCAAAGCAGCCTCTCGCCCCTCCGGGATTCGCCTCCCCGTCGGCGTTCCGGAATGCAAAAAGCCCTCCGACTTTTGATCGTCAGAGGGCTTTTCGAAAGTGGCGTCCCCACGGGGATTCGAACCCCGGTTTGGCCCAGTGCCATTTTGGCACAAGGCCATGTGTTGATTTTCAATAACTTAACTTTCGGCGACATCCCCGTTTTTCGACGTCATTGTCACTTTCATTGTCACTGACCCTAAAATCGAGGGGGGATTCGAAGTCATTTTTAGGGTTCGTGCTAAGATCGAGCTTGACGGTTTAGACTGGGTGACCGGCGAACACCAGACGGTGAATCGTCTAAGCTGAGGCAGGCCGACTAGTCTGCCTTGTCTCCGGCGGTTGGTTCGCCCTCTGACCTGATCCCCCGAAGCTGGAGTGGCGAAATGGCAGAAACCGGGTAAACCGAAAGGACCCGAACGCCACGTTTTACAGGTTAGGGGGCATTCGCCGAGGCGGTATGCTCGCCCTCGAAAGACTCCGAATTACGAAGACCAAATTTTCGCCCTCCCACGCTTCGTTGGTCCCCGATACCGAAATCCAAACTCAATCGGCAGAATGCTCGCTGCTGCCCGCGGGCACCGCCACGCAGTCTATTTCGAAGTGCAGCGTCTCCGGCAGACAATTTGTGATGGTCGTGCGGGCGGGATGCGGGGCGCTGAAATACTCGCGATAAAGCTTGTTGAACTCCGCCACATTCGCCGGATCGCGCACGTAGTTGCGGGTTTGCACCACGTGAGCCAGATCACTGCCGGCCGACTCCAGCACCGCCCGCAGGTTTTCGATCGATCGACGCACCTCCCCTTCGAAGGTATCCGGCACGATCGTGCCCTTCGCATCGACCGAGGCTTGCCCGGAAATAAAGATCAGGTCGCCGACCTGCACCGCCGGACTAAACGGCAGATGCGAAACCGGAGTGGACTCATCACGTGGATAACTGACTGCAGGATGGTTCATAAAAACGAAAAATGTGGATGGCTGATCGGATCCAGCGGGAAGACGGGTCGTCGCAGGTGCTGCCAGTCGAATCGTGCCAAACGACTGCTGCAGGGCCCTGGCGTTTCCACCCAGAAGGAGGTGCCGCCCAAGCGGTCATAGGCCCGGCGATGCGCGACCGCCGCTTTAACCCCAATCACGTCGAAATCCTGTGGTTCCAACCCCTGACTGCGCAGTTGGCCCAGATCAAAGGGCGGCGTCTTGCGACTGGTCAGAAGCACCGTCACGCCTCCCGTCGTCACGACCGCGCTCGGTCCCATATCGATGTTTTCTCCCAACATGGAAGCGAGGTGGCTTTGTTTGTCCTCCAAGGCAAAACGACCGTCACTGCGAGAGCGCAAAATCACCTCCACCGCCACCGGCCCCTCATCCAATCGCGAGGTCTTGCCGCCAATGCACAAGGAACAGGGTTCCCCCGGATTCACCGCTCGCAACTGCTCGACCGAGGTCGGGTCATTGATCACCACCAAGGCATTCTGAACGTCGGCCCGCAGCAGCGCGCGCAGGACTCCGGTGCCATCGCCCGGAGCACCACCACCGATGTTATCGGAAGGCTCCACCAACAACACCGGCTTTTTCAGCCCATCCAGACCGGCGTCGAGAACATCATTCACGTCCTGATACTCCACGCACCCTTGCTCGCGCAGCGCCCAGGCCAACTCCGCGCCTTCCCGCAACACCGCCCGCACGCCGGCATCGTTGCCATCGTGAATGATACCGAGCGACACGCCGGTATCGCCTGTGTCGGCAAAAGCGTAGCCGCCAACCACATTGGCCGCCCACACGCCCTCGACCTTCTGTTCCCACTCGCGGGCCCGCTGCTCCAGCTCAAGCATCGGCGACGACGCTGTGCCGGTTCCCGGCGGTGGCCATACCATCGGCAACTGGCACACCGTCATTCGGGGCACCGTGCCGTCCCTCAGGCAACGCTCCAGCAGATGCGCCGCCCGCACCGCCGCTGCCCGCGCATCACTGTGCGGATTTTCCTGATACGCCACCAGGCCTTGCGTCAGTTTGGCCATGCGGAAGCTGAAGTTGGCGTGCAGGTCAAACACGCCGAAGATCGGCTTCGCCTCCGCGCCGGACAGGCTGCGCAGTCGCGACAAAAACTCGCCTTCGGCATCGCGATGTCGACCCGTGACCATCGCCCCGTGCAGGACGAGATAGATCGCATCCACGCCCTCTGCCAACGCGGGCTGCGCTCGTTCTTCAAAGGCCCGCCAATAGTCCTCAAAAGCCGCGTCTTCCACCATGCCCGAGGGCATGGCGCGCGCGTCGATGGTCGGGATCACTTCCCAGCCGGCGGCGTCCGCCACTTCCAGAAAGCCGTCGGTCGGCGAGGCGTCACCTCGCTTGGCGAAGATCGCCTCGCCCATCGCGACATCAAAGTCACGCCAAGCGGTGCGCTCCTCCAGAAACGTGTGCGTCTCATGGAACAGGCCGGCAAAAAGAACACGCGCAGACATGGGCAGGGGCGTCAGGTCGGGATGCTTAGGCCGGTGCCTGCCACTCGGCCGCGTGGCGGGCAAAGGCACGAGCCGCTCGTTCGAGCGCGTCACTGATATCCTGTTCGGTGTGCACCAAACTGATCGACCAGAGCCCACGTTCGATCGCCCGCACTCCTTCCTCCAGCAGGCAACGCCGCAGATGCGCCCAGCGCGGTGCGTCGTGCCGCAGGACATAGTCGCGATAGTCGAGCACTTTACCTTCCTTCGCACCGGGTTTCAGCATGACCGTATGGAAGGCAAGCCCGGGTCCCTGCGGGCGCAGCGGCACGCCATGTTGGTCGGCCAACTCTCGCAAACCTGCCATCATTTGCTGCCCGAGCCGATTGGTCGTCCGCGGATGCTCCTCCCCCAGCGCAATCACTTCGTCCAGACACCAACGGCTGGCGGCCAGACACAGTGGATTGGCGTTCAAGGTGCCAGCGTGAATCGACTCGCCGGAGATGATCTTGGCCATCGCCGCCTTGGTTCCCGCCAACGCCGCGAACGGTGTGCCTCCGCCGATCGCTTTGCCAAAAATCGTCAGGTCCGGCCGCACGTCGTAATAGGCCTGCGCGCCACCCGCGCCAAAACGGAATCCGGTGATCGTCTCATCCGCGATCATCATGATGCCGTCTTCATCACAGACCTCGCGGATGGCCTGCAGGAATCCGTCCTCGGGCTCAATGCAGCAGGTGTTGCACACCGCCGGCTCAAAGATGATCGCCGCGATTTGACCACGGTATTCCGCCACGCGCCGACGCAGGTGCTCGGCGTCATTCCACCGCGCCACCACAAAGTGCTCCGGCACCTCCGGAATGATGCCTTTGCTCGGATGCGTGCGCGCCGGGTTCTCGTCATCGCCCCAGGCTCCGGGGGGATTGGCAAAACCCACCAGACCTTCGTCGCTCCAGCCGTGATAGTGGCCCTCAAAACGCAGCACCAGCTGACGTCCGGTGTGGGTGCGAGCCAAGCGCAACGCCGCCATCACGGCCTCCGTCGCCGAGTTGTTGAAACGCACCAGCTCGACCGATGGCACCATCTGCTGCAGGCGCTCCGCCACCTCGATCTCGAGTTCACATTGCGCCGCCCAGTGCAGCCCCAGTCGAGCCTGCTTGGCCAATTCAGCCGCCAAACCGCTCGGAGCATGCCCATAGAGCAGCGCGCCCTGACCGAGCTGGAAATCGATGTATTCGTTGCCATCGACGTCCCACACGCGGGCCCCCTCACCTTTCTCAAAATAAAGCGGCACCGGCTGCTCGAGCTTGCGAATGCCGCTGTTGATACCACCGGCGATGCTGTTCTGCGCGCGGGTGAAGAGTTCGGTGGAACGAGGGAAAGTGTAGGCCATGGAAAATTCTGGGAGTTGCGATTGATGGAAACGAAGGCGGGCTGCGCTCAGGCGCGGGCGCCACCTTCCGCGAGATCAGCAGCGGTCGCCGTTTGGCAAAGGGCACTGCTCAAAGCTTGTCGGCGCTTGGCCGGAAAACGGGTTACCGGCACCGCCACACTGATACCGGCCAGAGGTTCAGCATGGGCTGCCAACGAGATCGCCATACAC
This portion of the Actomonas aquatica genome encodes:
- a CDS encoding fucose isomerase yields the protein MSTQSPTRPAVTLIANGDLRVSANQACWAAQQEMERQLTQTLADLGWDVRRAHPYKAAQKHGFIGSQKEGMEVFATIDPTAPLIVAESVWQYSHHILHGLITHRGPILTIANWSGTWPGLVGMLNLNGSLTKAGVKYSTLWSKDFTDDFFLTALRRWLEKGKVTHPTRHVQKLAKAKVPARAQKVAQQLADELRTRKAIMGVFDEGCMGMFNAIIPDHLLFPTGVFKERLSQSALYYAASQVTEAEARAVLDWLLAKGMTFHFGQDEATELTEAQVLAQCRTYIAALRIADEFGCDTIGIQYQQGLKDLLPASDLTEGLLNNSERPPVKNDRGRIIRRGQPLPHFNEVDECAGLDGLLTYRVHQALGQPVENTLHDLRWGDHDQSGTVDDFVWVFLISGAAPPAHHIGGYKGTDSLRQPPMYFRLGGGTVRGIAKPGEIVWSRIFIANGKLKMDLGRAKVIELPREETERRWQETTPEWPIMHAVTYGVSRDQMMARHQANHIQVAYANSAREADLAMYAKAALAAELGLEVNLCGTRANGKPF
- a CDS encoding M81 family metallopeptidase is translated as MPLPATRPSGRHRPKHPDLTPLPMSARVLFAGLFHETHTFLEERTAWRDFDVAMGEAIFAKRGDASPTDGFLEVADAAGWEVIPTIDARAMPSGMVEDAAFEDYWRAFEERAQPALAEGVDAIYLVLHGAMVTGRHRDAEGEFLSRLRSLSGAEAKPIFGVFDLHANFSFRMAKLTQGLVAYQENPHSDARAAAVRAAHLLERCLRDGTVPRMTVCQLPMVWPPPGTGTASSPMLELEQRAREWEQKVEGVWAANVVGGYAFADTGDTGVSLGIIHDGNDAGVRAVLREGAELAWALREQGCVEYQDVNDVLDAGLDGLKKPVLLVEPSDNIGGGAPGDGTGVLRALLRADVQNALVVINDPTSVEQLRAVNPGEPCSLCIGGKTSRLDEGPVAVEVILRSRSDGRFALEDKQSHLASMLGENIDMGPSAVVTTGGVTVLLTSRKTPPFDLGQLRSQGLEPQDFDVIGVKAAVAHRRAYDRLGGTSFWVETPGPCSSRLARFDWQHLRRPVFPLDPISHPHFSFL
- a CDS encoding metal/formaldehyde-sensitive transcriptional repressor, which produces MSHLHHHNKKLVNRVKRLKGQIEGIERMLEEGADCYKVLQNAAACRGAFDALTRELISDHIEHHLVREPSASAPVQQAAEELRQIVGSYLK
- a CDS encoding antibiotic biosynthesis monooxygenase family protein, with amino-acid sequence MSSLAADRLCMAASGKFRPTPTKMAVKVLIVRRGTPRCFEELKPLLQRLRAMALAQPGYVSGETFLNIEAPGEYLVISTWATLAQWTEWLNKPERAAIQAKIDELLGETTLYQVYQHV
- a CDS encoding helix-turn-helix transcriptional regulator; translation: MDISNTVRRGSTLTKQDLLHGKVPGDFFFRELAERHHGPMAVALGGREYCKGEYSVQRRTYPFTTLEFVAEGAGELRLGDGPVQSLRAGCVFAYGPGMPVSMSTAGKAMTKYFLCLVGNKARRVLEEPVALMGRMQHFGGHAELREIFDLILQEGKEHGPRTEALCWNSFCRLLLKLEQAQLRGEQTRDPQLETFTRCKRLIDAGPERFGSLGELAAVAHVSLPTLHRLFRRYQGVTPYQYLTRRKMNEAAHALIDTDLMVKEVAARVGFDDPLHFSRVFRHVHGVSPQRLRESLRAPGGG
- a CDS encoding aspartate aminotransferase family protein — protein: MAYTFPRSTELFTRAQNSIAGGINSGIRKLEQPVPLYFEKGEGARVWDVDGNEYIDFQLGQGALLYGHAPSGLAAELAKQARLGLHWAAQCELEIEVAERLQQMVPSVELVRFNNSATEAVMAALRLARTHTGRQLVLRFEGHYHGWSDEGLVGFANPPGAWGDDENPARTHPSKGIIPEVPEHFVVARWNDAEHLRRRVAEYRGQIAAIIFEPAVCNTCCIEPEDGFLQAIREVCDEDGIMMIADETITGFRFGAGGAQAYYDVRPDLTIFGKAIGGGTPFAALAGTKAAMAKIISGESIHAGTLNANPLCLAASRWCLDEVIALGEEHPRTTNRLGQQMMAGLRELADQHGVPLRPQGPGLAFHTVMLKPGAKEGKVLDYRDYVLRHDAPRWAHLRRCLLEEGVRAIERGLWSISLVHTEQDISDALERAARAFARHAAEWQAPA
- a CDS encoding RidA family protein; this encodes MNHPAVSYPRDESTPVSHLPFSPAVQVGDLIFISGQASVDAKGTIVPDTFEGEVRRSIENLRAVLESAGSDLAHVVQTRNYVRDPANVAEFNKLYREYFSAPHPARTTITNCLPETLHFEIDCVAVPAGSSEHSAD
- a CDS encoding class II aldolase/adducin family protein → MADAPAPDAIVAQLVELSHELGQEARDFALLGEGNTSARVDETTFLVKASGSSLGTLTPKGVTHCALQPLVELLDQDHLKDAAVETALMDSRVSADSAKPSVEAMFHAWLLTLPGVDFVGHVHPVHVNALLASPHAAAFAHRRLFPDQIVCCGAKSVLVPYCDPGLTLAKAIREAVEEHLATEGHTPRLILLENHGLIALGSSPAAVLATTLMAEKSARIMIGAIAAAGPRYLSDQDVARIAGRADEHYRQKALGL
- the dmeF gene encoding CDF family Co(II)/Ni(II) efflux transporter DmeF, whose translation is MDLSRWKHGHTFGQDEKKPGEARTLIVIAITVVMMVIEITAGIGFGSMALLADGMHMGSHAVALGITAFAYVYARRHANDPAFSFGTGKVNALGGFCGAVVLALFALLMAWESVERLLSPTAIAFNQAILVAVVGLVVNGISVFVLGDNHDHHHHHHHDHGEEEHDHDHGHENHHAHDHDHDHGHRHGHGHAHHDHNLRSAYLHVLADALTSVTAIVALLAAKFFGWIWMDPVMGIAGSVLVAHWSIGLLKQTGGVLLDRQASERETSEVRAALEGDGHTQVTDLHVWSIAPNAVSVVVAVASPTPESPDGYRARLDAARFPHVTIEVNTAEE